CCTTCCATATTCAGCTCCGGCTCGTCTTCATGGACAAAACGCAGTAGCGCTTGCAAATCGGCGGCGGCGAGATCGCCTTCTTCCCTGTATATGTCAGGCTCTCCGCTCGGCTCCAATCCCTCCTTAAGCCGTGCCGCCATCCGATCCCGGAAACGTTCTTTCAAGTCTTTCGGAACTTGAAACAAGTACCTGGACTGCTGGGAAGTACCGTTAAAGAGCCAGCCTCCATTTTTAAAACGGGTCACGGTGTCGCGGTAACCTCCGCTTTGTCCGGCCGGAGTATCGAATGACGCCGCCCTCGCCGCGGCAAGCAAATCCTCAAGAGTAAGATAGCTTCTTTCGTCAAACAGCAGGGCATTGAGGAAGCGCAAGTCTTCTTGTGAGCATTCTCTTACCTGGGCCTCCATAAAATCTTTGCTCCCAAGCGTAATGAGCAGCGTCTGAATAAGGTCCTGCTTGGAATTTTGCTTGCATTCGCAGCGGTAACGGCCTGCTATGGCCGTCAGCTGATTCATGTCCGCAAAGCTGAGCATATCCGCCAGATTCATCTTCATCGCCTCGCCGTTTTAATACCATTATGGGATTGCTAGCTTTTTTTATTCCACTTTTCGCAAAAAAAATAACCCGAGGGGATCGGGTTAGCGCTGATTATGCAGGATATGGCGGGTACAGTTGTACAGCAGCGGGTTCCATTCCTGTTCCTTCTTCTCCAAAATGGTCAGGGACAGGTTGCCGATCCGCTCGGAATATTTGTTCTTGTAAAGCGCGGTATAAAGCTGGGCCAGTAAACCGCCATGCGAAACAACGAGCACGTTCTTGTCCGGATGCTTCGAGGATAATTCCTCCATAAAGGCAAGCGCCCGCGTCTGAAGCTGTTCATCCTTCTCCTGACCGAATTCCTGCTGATCCCAGTTCCTTCCCCATCTGGCTTCACGCTCAGCGGCTGTAAGCCCCTCTACCTGACCGTATGCGCGTTCTCTGATACGCTCGTCTGCCTCTAGCAGCGGAAGCTCAAGTCGACCGGCAATAATTCTCCCCGTTTCTTCCGCCCGGGAAAGGTTGCTGGTAATGCAGTAATCCCAGCGATAAGGTTCGTGCAGAAGGCGCTCTGCCAGCATTTCCGCCTGTCTGCGGCCTTCGCCGTTAAGCGGGATATCACTTTGCCCTTGAATCCTGCCTACAGCGTTCCAGTCCGTCTGGCCATGGCGTATCAAGCCCATCAACATAAGTAACTCCCATCCTTTTCCGTATATATTTTTTTCTTACTGTAACATGGATGAGCTTAAATGTCTCCA
This region of Paenibacillus sp. URB8-2 genomic DNA includes:
- a CDS encoding histidine phosphatase family protein, which translates into the protein MLMGLIRHGQTDWNAVGRIQGQSDIPLNGEGRRQAEMLAERLLHEPYRWDYCITSNLSRAEETGRIIAGRLELPLLEADERIRERAYGQVEGLTAAEREARWGRNWDQQEFGQEKDEQLQTRALAFMEELSSKHPDKNVLVVSHGGLLAQLYTALYKNKYSERIGNLSLTILEKKEQEWNPLLYNCTRHILHNQR